In Candidatus Binataceae bacterium, a single genomic region encodes these proteins:
- a CDS encoding Lrp/AsnC ligand binding domain-containing protein, with the protein MAVKAFILIDTSAGKAREVAHRLREVAGVSAAHAVTGPHDIIAIAEAADVSALGELIVHKIQSVVGVNRSLTSIVAD; encoded by the coding sequence ATGGCAGTCAAAGCTTTCATTCTAATCGACACTTCGGCGGGGAAGGCCCGCGAAGTGGCTCATCGGTTGCGCGAGGTGGCGGGCGTGTCGGCCGCACACGCCGTGACCGGACCGCATGACATAATCGCGATTGCGGAGGCGGCCGACGTCTCGGCGCTGGGCGAGCTGATCGTGCATAAGATCCAGAGTGTGGTGGGAGTGAATCGGAGCCTGACATCGATCGTGGCGGATTAG
- a CDS encoding GreA/GreB family elongation factor encodes MAELPVLKRLRKEQETLKRELTVDLPKELERARAHGDLSENAEWAMAKQRQEFLRARLNNLEARIAELSMINLDSIPRQTVGLGSKVELEDLDGGTRNEYEIVVPEEVDGAQNRISLSSPLGKALIGKGPDDDIEVQTPRGKRSYLVVKLVTIHELLAAENGAGSR; translated from the coding sequence ATGGCGGAGTTGCCAGTACTTAAACGTCTGCGCAAAGAGCAGGAGACGCTCAAGCGCGAGCTGACTGTGGATTTGCCGAAAGAGCTCGAACGCGCGCGCGCGCATGGCGATCTGTCTGAAAACGCAGAATGGGCGATGGCCAAGCAGCGCCAGGAATTTTTGCGCGCGCGGCTCAACAACCTCGAGGCGCGGATCGCCGAGCTCTCGATGATCAATCTCGACTCGATCCCGCGCCAGACCGTGGGCCTGGGCAGCAAGGTCGAACTCGAAGACCTCGATGGCGGCACACGGAACGAATACGAGATCGTCGTGCCGGAGGAAGTTGACGGCGCACAGAATCGGATCTCGTTATCCTCGCCGCTGGGCAAGGCGCTGATCGGCAAGGGTCCCGACGACGATATCGAAGTCCAGACGCCCCGAGGTAAACGCTCATACCTGGTGGTCAAGCTCGTGACGATCCACGAGCTGCTCGCCGCCGAGAATGGCGCCGGCTCACGCTAG
- a CDS encoding SIMPL domain-containing protein (The SIMPL domain is named for its presence in mouse protein SIMPL (signalling molecule that associates with mouse pelle-like kinase). Bacterial member BP26, from Brucella, was shown to assemble into a channel-like structure, while YggE from E. coli has been associated with resistance to oxidative stress.), translated as MEKRPLAPAGALILGLLIGAGFAVGGYFIGQDFYAARMGERYVTVKGLAEREVKSDLGTWTISYTATAAEVAEANAAIEQDQTVVTAFATAHGFAAAEIEVQPTTVTDTFASQFQGRPLNPAQRYLIKGGIKLRSSKVDQILTASQDSGELVKQGVVLGENYPQAPQYFFTKLNDIRPAMLADATRSARAVAEQFAADSNSRLGLLRRAGQGVFEISGRDASGDSVAGDEQGSLEKKVRIVSTIDYYLIAR; from the coding sequence ATGGAGAAGCGTCCGCTAGCGCCAGCCGGCGCGTTGATACTCGGGCTGCTGATCGGGGCCGGGTTCGCCGTCGGCGGTTACTTCATCGGGCAGGATTTTTATGCGGCGCGGATGGGCGAGCGCTATGTAACAGTCAAAGGGCTGGCGGAGCGCGAGGTCAAGTCCGACCTCGGGACCTGGACGATAAGCTACACTGCGACTGCCGCGGAAGTCGCCGAGGCTAACGCCGCGATCGAGCAGGATCAGACGGTCGTGACGGCGTTCGCGACCGCACACGGTTTCGCTGCTGCGGAGATCGAAGTGCAGCCCACCACGGTCACCGATACTTTCGCGAGCCAATTCCAGGGCCGCCCTTTGAATCCGGCGCAACGCTATCTGATCAAGGGCGGAATCAAGCTGCGCTCAAGTAAGGTTGACCAGATTCTGACGGCGAGTCAGGACAGCGGCGAGCTGGTCAAGCAGGGGGTGGTGCTCGGTGAGAATTATCCTCAAGCGCCGCAGTATTTCTTCACCAAATTGAACGATATTCGGCCCGCGATGCTGGCCGACGCTACGCGCAGCGCGCGCGCCGTCGCGGAGCAGTTCGCAGCCGATTCCAACAGCCGACTCGGCCTGCTGCGGCGCGCCGGCCAGGGGGTCTTCGAGATCAGCGGCCGCGATGCCAGCGGTGACAGCGTCGCCGGCGACGAGCAGGGGTCGCTCGAGAAGAAGGTCCGAATCGTCTCGACGATCGATTATTATCTCATCGCGCGGTAG